One Kwoniella newhampshirensis strain CBS 13917 chromosome 13, whole genome shotgun sequence DNA window includes the following coding sequences:
- a CDS encoding calcium/proton exchanger produces the protein MTVTPTIESEPEPDIEGHHRPYSHNIHRTEREEPTPINTDVTTATPTLSNPIGATSGNTTTDTDPTQDVDPISFAEPIGPKNSPPLEYGAIRSKDFFSPKTILKPRSRPGHARYPSITITGVEDSPLSHEEVHTGSGGGKVEIDHDHEITTIRSNSEPALPTNFTRNRLAPLKGLSIPLPPKMGPPGGEEERKIKKHFDEPTWGQCFKNTIKSQPALCATPIILPIAWALHFTHQNPVAVFVTSLIGIVPLAGGLGFATEELAHRVGESWGGLLNASFGNAVELLIAILALVKGEIDIVQASMVGSILSNVLLVLGMSYFAGGLRFHEQIYTVIGAQMHISLLGISLMAIVLPAAYHYAYPSTSEIVNSTRNGAFQPEGEELANLLKMSRGLSFILLAVYGMFLTFQLYTHAYLFRIPREKVQHPLPGPAPHHEHVFPRPHWVDSIVDSSSSSSSSSASSIRSGRSERHSPFRRFRRFSVASRARQRSHSDVADASTTEGIQGEKTYSPTTTGGSPTSPTHTTDTLRIPASGHGNHHDTESQSSSSDSSSEVYVDEDGTVHVQPKVRFMFAMGMLCVMTGLAGLTAECLVGSIDGLTETGNVSREFVGLILLPVIGNSVEHITAVTVSVKDKLNLSMSIAVGSSIQVSLCLLPILVLIGWAIGQPMLLFFDTFETIALVISVLLVNFAISDGRTNYLEGFVMMMAYLSIALVCWFYDPAV, from the exons ATGACCGTGACTCCAACTATCGAATCTGAGCCTGAACCGGATATAGAAGGTCATCATAGACCTTACTCCCACAATATTCACAGAACAGAACGAGAGGAACCAACTCCCATCAACACAGACGTAACGACAGCCACTCCTACTCTCTCTAATCCTATTGGTGCCACCAGCGGCAACACCACAACAGATACCGATCCAACCCAAGATGTCGATCCAATTTCTTTCGCCGAGCCGATTGGACCCAAGAACAGTCCACCACTCGAATACGGTGCCATCCGATCAAAAGATTTCTTCTCCCCCAAAACCATCTTGAAgcctcgatctcgtccgGGTCATGCTCGATATCCATCAATCACCATCACAGGTGTCGAAGACTCCCCGCTATCTCACGAGGAGGTCCACACCGGCAGTGGTGGTGGCAAAGTTGAGatcgatcatgatcatgaaATCACAACGATCCGATCCAACTCGGAACCCGCTCTGCCCACCAACTTCACGAGGAATAGATTGGCACCATTGAAAGGGTTGTCCATCCCACTTCCCCCAAAGATGGGTCCACCAggtggcgaagaggagagaaagatcaagaagcatTTCGATGAACCGACTTGGGGCCAGTGTTTCAAG AACACGATCAAATCCCAGCCCGCACTTTGCGCCACGCCGATCATCCTGCCAATCGCATGGGCACTCCATTTCACCCATCAGAACCCCGTGGCGGTATTCGTCACTTCTCTGATTGGTATCGTTCCGCTTGCCGGTGGTCTCGGTTTCGC CACCGAAGAGCTGGCACACCGAGTCGGAGAATCATGGGGTGGTCTGCTGAATGCAAGTTTTGG TAATGCCGTGGAACTGCTTATTGCCATTCTCGCTTTGGTCAAGGGCGAAATCGATATCGTGCAAGCCAGTATGGTTGGAAGTATTCTCAGTAACG TCCTACTTGTACTGGGTATGAGTTATTTC GCTGGTGGTCTTCGATTCCATGAGCAAATCTACACAGTCATTGGAGCGCAAATGCACATCTCACTCTTGGGTATCTCG TTGATGGCGATTGTCCTTCCTGCGGCGTACCACTACGCCTATCCCTCAACTTCCGAGATCGTCAATTCGACTCGAAATGGTGCCTTCCAGCCTGAGGGTGAAGAGTTGGCCAATCTGCTCAAGATGTCCCGAGGATTGAGTTTCATCTTGTTGGCGGTATACGGCATGTTCCTTACATTCCAGCTTTACA CCCATGCGTACCTGTTCCGCATCCCTCGAGAGAAGGTACAGCACCCTTTACCCGGTCCCGCGCCTCATCACGAGCACGTCTTCCCTCGACCTCACTGGGTCGATTCGATCGTCGATtcttcaagctcttccagctcatcatcggcATCGTCCATCCGTTCAGGAAGGAGCGAAAGGCATTCGCCCTTCCGAAGATTTCGACGATTCTCCGTGgcttctcgagctcgacaaCGAAGTCATTCGGATGTCGCAGATGCCTCTACCACCGAGGGAATACAAGGGGAGAAGACATATAGTCCAACCACGACTGGCGGCAGTCCTACTTCGCCCACCCACACAACCGACACATTGCGAATTCCCGCCTCTGGACACGGAAACCATCACGACACAGAGTCGCAgtcgtcgtcttccgaTTCAAGCTCAGAAGTCTacgtcgacgaggatggcACAGTTCATGTCCAGCCCAAGGTCAGATTCATGTTCGCCATGGGAATGCTCTGCGTCATGACCGGTTTAGCTGGTCTCACTGCTGAATGTCTCGTCGGTTCCATTGATGGGTTGACAGAGACGGGGAATGTATCGAGGGAGTTTGTAGGATTGATCCTGTTACCCGTCATTGGTAATTCGGTTGAACACATCACCGCAGTCACGGTTTCTGTCAAGGATAAGCTGAACTTGTCAATGTCGATTGCTGTTGGATCAAGTATTCAAGTATCGTTGTGTCTCTTGCCTATCCTGGTTTTGATCGGGTGGGCAATCGGTCAACCaatgttgttgttctttGATACCTTCGAGAC CATCGCACTTGTGATCTCCGTGTTACTCGTCAACTTCGCCATTTCAGACGGGAGGACAAATTACCTCGAAGGATTCGtcatgatgatggcgtATCTTTCCATCGCCTTGGTCTGTTG GTTCTATGACCCGGCTGTTTGA
- a CDS encoding ribosomal protein S16: MPVRIRLARHGHRKSPVYHIVAINSRRPREGKPLELLGIYDPIPRVRVDDPIIGGGGIPPPAANVFGSDPSLVRKEKKIEWNVERIKWWLGVGAEPTRTVVKLLERGGVLTTPHKWQHPWSPAPSSEQSPSSTSGSVETAAGETTGFAGKTAS, translated from the exons ATGCCCGTCCGAATCCGACTGGCTCGACACGGTCATCGCAAATCTCCTGTATACCACATCGTAGCCATTAATTCACGACGACCGAGAGAAGGCAAACCTCTCGAACTGTTAGGGATATACGATCCGATCCCCCGAGTGAGGGTAGACGATCCGATCATCGGAGGAGGGGGCATCCCTCCGCCTGCCGCTAATGTGTTTGGGAGTGATCCGAGCTTGgtcaggaaggagaagaagatcgagtgGAATGTCGAGAGGATAAAGTGGTGGCTCGGGGTGGGGGCGGAACCTACTCGGACAGTGGTGAAGTTGTTggaaaga GGAGGAGTCCTGACAACACCACACAAATGGCAACATCCATGGTCACCTGCTCCTTCATCAGAACAATCAccttcatcaacatcagGATCAGTAGAGACAGCTGCTGGGGAGACGACGGGTTTCGCTGGCAAGACAGCATCATGA
- a CDS encoding 6-phosphogluconate dehydrogenase, decarboxylating 1, with protein MSSELADVGLIGLAVMGQNLILNMNDKGFKVCAYNRTISKVDHFLENEAKGTNIIGAHSIQELTSKLKTPRRIILLVKAGQAVDDFIAQLEPHLEKGDIIIDGGNSHYPDSIRRTHELEAKGLLFVGSGVSGGEEGARNGPSLMPGGSDAAWPHIKEIFQKTAAQAQGEPCCDWVGETGSGHYVKMVHNGIEYGDMQLIAEAYDILKRGLGLEEKEIADIFDKWNGGVLDSFLIEITRDILRFNDTDGVPMVRKILDKAGQKGTGKWTAIDALDNGMPVTLIGEAVFARCLSAIKDERVRASKAIKGPERQPFQGDKQQFIDDLEQALYASKIISYAQGFMLMREAAKVNSWHLNNAGIAAMWRGGCIIKSVFLSDITAAYRENPALENILLSPFFLSALETAQAGWRRVIAQSTLWGIPIPAHTTALSFFDGYRTETLPANLIQGQRDFFGAHTFRVVPGMGNDHLSESEDVHVRWTATSGNVSSSTYNA; from the exons ATGTCTTCTGAACT CGCCGACGTTGGTCTCATCGGTTTGGCCGTCATG GGTCAAAACTTGATCCTCAACATGAACGACAAGGGCTTCAAGGTCTGCGCCTACAACCG AACCATCTCCAAGGTCGACCACTTCCTCGAGAACGAGGCTAAGG GAACCAACATCATCGGTGCCCACTCCATCCAagagctcacctccaagCTCAAGACCCCCAGGCgaatcatcctcctcgtcaaggCCGGTCAAGCCGTCGACGACTTCATTGCTCAGCTCGAGCCCCAcctcgagaagggtgacatcatcattgacgGCGGTAACTCTCACTACCCCGACTCCATCCGACGAACTCACGAGCTCGAGGCCAAGGGTCTCTTGTTCGTCGGTTCCGGTGTCTCTGGTGGTGAGGAGGGTGCCCGAAACGGTCCTTCCCTCATGCCCGGTGGTTCCGACGCCGCTTGGCCCCACATCAAGGAGATCTTCC AGAAGACCGCTGCTCAGGCTCAGGGCGAGCCCTGTTGCGACTGGGTCGGTGAGACCGGTTCCGGTCACTACGTCAAGATGGTTCACAACGGTATCGAGTACGGAGACATGCAATTGATCGCTGAGGCTTATGACATCCTCAAGCGAGGTCTCGGtcttgaggagaaggagatcgccgacatcttcgacaag TGGAACGGCGGTGTCCTCGACTCTTTCCTCATCGAGATCACCCGAGACATCCTCCGATTCAACGACACTGACGGTGTTCCCATGGTCCGAAAGATCCTTGACAAGGCTGGTCAGAAGGGTACCGGAAAGTGGACTGCTATCGACGCTCTCGATAACGGTATGCCCGTCACCCTTATCGGTGAGGCTGTCTTTGCCCGATGTCTCTCCGCCATCAAGGACGAGCGAGTGAGGGCCTCCAAGGCCATCAAGGGTCCCGAGCGACAACCCTTCCAGGGCGACAAGCAACAGTTCATCGA TGACCTCGAGCAGGCTCTTTACGCCTCCAAGATCATCTCCTACGCTCAGGGTTTCATGCTCATGCGTGAGGCTGCCAAGGTTAACAGCTGGCACTTGAACAACGCCGGTATCGCTGCCATGTGGCGAGGTGGTTGTATTATCAAG TCGGTCTTCCTTTCCGACATCACCGCCGCTTACCGAGAGAACCCCGCGCTTGAGaacatccttctctcccccttcttcttgtcggCCCTCGAGACTGCTCAGGCCGGATGGAGACGAGTCATTGCTCAATCCACTCTCTGGGGTATTCCCATCCCTGCCCACACCACcgccttgtccttcttcgacggtTACAGGACCGAGACCCTTCCCGCTAACCTTATTCAAGGACAGCGAGACTTCTTCGGTG CCCACACCTTCCGAGTCGTTCCCGGTATGGGCAACGACCACCtcagcgagagcgaggatgtGCACGTTAGGTGGACCGCTACCTCTGGTAacgtctcttcttctacctACAACGCTTAA